The following are encoded in a window of Gossypium raimondii isolate GPD5lz chromosome 13, ASM2569854v1, whole genome shotgun sequence genomic DNA:
- the LOC105784035 gene encoding uncharacterized protein LOC105784035, producing MEDFWKRAKSFAEETAKKSQTLTMPNKIADLVAETAKKSKELALEASKKADELALEASKKADELKVAALKQADQIQLQSQSLSKTISDIIPPQLSSLSIASSDPPPISDSELRKFGLTDDLRDFVRNFTSSTFQSFPFPVQDEPDATTTGTNVRKDLNEWQERHATIVLTTVKEIKKLRYELCPRVMKERKFWRIYFTLVSTHVGSYEQQYMEEVKQRAKQEEAKEDEPKQTPVLTTEQSETSLKSKTSNASAEQDLDTFLLGDFDDNDAGGGDDGDGDGDGDGDGSFGDDFDKIENSDVEDEKKRGEGTKA from the exons ATGGAAGATTTTTGGAAGCGCGCCAAGTCCTTCGCGGAAGAAACGGCGAAGAAATCTCAGACCCTAACAATGCCAAACAAAATCGCGGATCTAGTCGCCGAAACCGCCAAGAAGTCCAAGGAGCTTGCTCTTGAAGCCTCCAAGAAAGCCGATGAGCTTGCTCTTGAAGCTTCCAAAAAGGCCGATGAGCTCAAAGTCGCCGCTCTCAAACAAGCCGATCAAATCCAACTCCAAAGCCAAAGTCTCTCCAAGACCATTTCCGACATTATCCCTCCTCAACTCTCCTCCCTCTCCATTGCCTCCTCGGATCCTCCACCCATCTCCGATTCGGAGCTTCGGAAGTTCGGTCTCACTGATGATTTGAGAGACTTTGTTAGAAATTTTACTTCTAGTACTTTCCAGAGCTTCCCTTTCCCTGTACAAG ATGAACCTGACGCGACTACTACGGGGACCAATGTACGGAAGGATCTGAATGAATGGCAAGAGAGGCATGCCACTATTGTTCTTACTACTgttaag GAAATCAAGAAATTAAGATATGAACTGTGTCCACGTGtgatgaaagaaagaaaattttggaggatATATTTCACTCTAGTTAGCACTCATGTTGGCTC CTATGAGCAGCAGTACATGGAGGAAGTTAAACAGAGAGCAAAGCAGGAGGAGGCAAAGGAGGATGAACCAAAGCAAACACCTGTACTTACGACAGAGCAATCAGAAACTAGTCTGAAAAGTAAAACTTCGAATGCATCTGCCGAGCAAGATTTGGATACATTTTTGTTGGGAGATTTTGATGATAACGATGCTGGTGGTGGAG atgatggtgatggtgatggtgatggtgatggtgatggGAGCTTTGGTGATGATTTTGACAAGATTGAAAATTCT GATGTTGAAGATGAAAAGAAGCGAGGAGAAGGAACTAAAGCTTAG